Proteins encoded together in one Lathyrus oleraceus cultivar Zhongwan6 chromosome 5, CAAS_Psat_ZW6_1.0, whole genome shotgun sequence window:
- the LOC127078862 gene encoding probable LRR receptor-like serine/threonine-protein kinase At1g06840, with protein MHLISRKRTSSNVCIKIDGVKAFTLKELTHATNKFDISTKVREGGYGNVYKGILSDETFVAVKRAGENSLQGQKEFLTEIELLSRLHHRNLVSLLGYCSEEGEQMLIYEFMPNGTLREWISETNPHVSFEKCL; from the exons ATGCACTTGATTTCCAGGAAACGAACGT CCTCTAATGTATGTATCAAAATAGATGGTGTGAAAGCATTCACTTTGAAAGAGTTGACTCACGCCACTAACAAATTTGATATCTCGACTAAAGTTAGGGAAGGAGGTTATGGAAATGTCTATAAGGGCATTTTATCTGATGAAACATTTGTTGCCGTTAAGCGAGCAGGAGAAAATTCATTACAAGGACAAAAAGAGTTCTTGACTGAGATTGAGCTTTTATCGAGGTTACATCATCGAAATCTTGTCTCTCTATTAGGCTACTGTAGCGAAGAAGGAGAGCAG ATGCTGATTTATGAATTCATGCCCAACGGCACACTAAGGGAATGGATTTCTG AAACAAATCCGCATGTATCTTTCGAGAAGTGCTTATAA
- the LOC127078863 gene encoding putative leucine-rich repeat receptor-like serine/threonine-protein kinase At3g53590, with the protein MAIGVRLQIFQVVIFPCSPESETPFTFTQTFPPSVSMDFMWNNLTGTIPKEIGHITSLRLLLLNGNKLSGSLPDELGNLTNMNRLQLDENQLSGSVPESLANMINVRHLHMNNNSFTGQLPSKLSNLSNLMHL; encoded by the exons ATGGCTATTGGAGTAAGACTTCAGATCTTTCAAGTAGTTATTTTTCCAT GTTCCCCTGAATCCGAGACCCCTTTCACTTTCACTCAAACGTTTCCTCCAAGTGTTTCCAT GGATTTCATGTGGAACAATCTGACTGGCACAATACCAAAGGAAATCGGACACATTACATCGTTGAGACTCTT GCTCTTGAATGGAAATAAATTATCTGGCAGTTTACCGGATGAGCTTGGCAACCTTACGAATATGAATAGACTCCAACTAGATGAAAACCAACTGTCAGGTTCTGTGCCAGAATCGTTAGCGAATATGATCAACGTTAGACACCT CCACATGAACAACAACTCGTTCACTGGTCAACTTCCATCCAAACTTTCAAACCTTTCCAATCTTATGCATTTGTGA
- the LOC127087444 gene encoding phospholipase D alpha 1: MPQLLHGMLTVTISEVDRLQSGCNLNFCRKGTTHKGKRFLAQVKGCLLCRPEIVGTRLYATVDLDKARVGRTRMIGNQPSNPKWNETFEIYCAHYISNLVFTVKDDNPIGATLIGRAYIPTEKVLKGHIIDRWVEILDEEDHRPVPGGSKIRVSMHFSSVTEDRSCLWSQGIHMPFLGVPRIFFDQRQGCSVTLYQDAHVPDSIHPWIPISGTKSYVPGRCWEDIYNAIMDAKHFIYITGWSVHTEITLIRDPKKSTETSITLGEMLKRKADEGVNVLMLVWDDRTSVPGFKEDGLMGTHDQETAYYFRDTKVHCVLCPRNPDGGRSIVQGFQISTMFTHHQKTIIVDGHHVEESKKRTVISFVGGLDLCDGRYDTMEHPLFSTLNTVHHDDFHQPNFPGASINKGGPREPWHDIHCKLEGPVAWDVLYNFEQRWEKQVGKQFLLPIELLYRILIHPSDAMISEEDGDTWSVQLFRSIDGGAVSHFPQAPDEAIELGLVSGKDNIIDRSIQDAYINAIRRAKNFIYIENQYFLGSSYGWKASDIKVEDIGALHLIPKEISLKIVSKIEAGERFVVYVVIPMWPEGIPESASVQAILDWQRRTMEMMYSDIADAIKKKNIEAHPRDYLTFYCLGKRESKKDGEYTPPQEPKPNTDYHRAQKSRRFMIYVHSKMMIVDDEYILIGSANINQRSMDGGRDTEIAMGAFQPHHLASIGPQRPQGQIYGFRRALWYEHIGGNSDDFDEPESVECVKLVNRVAERNWKLYCDDTLDESVTTHLLRYPVEVGEDGSVTSLPGMQYFPDTKALIVGSKSELLPPILTT, from the exons ATGCCTCAGCTGCTACATGGGATGCTTACAGTAACAATAAGTGAAGTTGACAGGTTGCAATCTGGATGTAATTTGAATTTTTGTCGCAAG GGCACAACACACAAGGGGAAGAGATTTCTGGCCCAAGTCAAAGGTTGTCTCTTGTGCCGGCCTGAG ATTGTTGGGACAAGACTCTATGCAACAGTTGATTTAGATAAGGCAAGGGTTGGACGAACCAGAATGATAGGGAATCAACCTTCAAACCCCAAATGGAACGAAACCTTTGAAATCTATTGTGCTCATTACATATCAAACCTTGTATTCACTGTCAAAGATGATAATCCAATTGGAGCAACTCTAATTGGAAGAGCTTACATCCCTACTGAAAAAGTTCTCAAAGGACATATAATTGACAGATGGGTTGAGATATTAGACGAAGAAGATCATCGCCCTGTACCAGGTGGTTCTAAAATCCGTGTTAGTATGCATTTCTCTAGTGTCACTGAGGACAGAAGTTGTCTATGGTCTCAGGGAATACACATGCCATTTTTGGGAGTTCCGCGGATATTTTTTGACCAGAGACAAGGCTGTAGTGTTACTTTATACCAAGATGCTCATGTTCCTGATAGTATTCATCCTTGGATTCCAATATCTGGAACAAAATCTTATGTTCCTGGAAGATGTTGGGAAGATATTTACAATGCAATTATGGATGCCAAACACTTTATTTACATAACAGGTTGGTCTGTTCATACTGAAATAACCTTGATTAGGGACccaaaaaagtcaacagaaacTAGTATCACCCTTGGAGAAATGCTCAAGAGAAAAGCCGATGAAGGTGTTAATGTTCTTATGCTTGTTTGGGATGACAGAACCTCTGTTCCAGGTTTTAAGGAGGACGGTTTGATGGGAACACACGATCAAGAAACTGCATATTACTTTAGAGACACAAAGGTACATTGTGTTTTATGTCCACGTAATCCTGATGGTGGAAGAAGCATCGTTCAAGGTTTTCAGATTTCAACAATGTTCACTCATCACCAAAAGACTATAATTGTTGATGGTCATCATGTTGAAGAATCAAAGAAGCGGACCGTTATCAGTTTCGTAGGCGGACTCGATCTGTGTGATGGGAGATATGATACCATGGAACACCCTTTGTTTTCAACATTGAATACAGTTCATCATGATGATTTTCATCAGCCTAATTTCCCGGGTGCTTCTATTAACAAAGGCGGTCCTAGAGAACCGTGGCATGATATTCATTGTAAGCTAGAAGGACCTGTTGCATGGGACGTGTTGTACAACTTTGAGCAAAGATGGGAAAAGCAAGTTGGGAAGCAATTCCTACTACCAATTGAATTGCTTTATAGAATTCTAATCCACCCTTCTGATGCAATGATATCAGAAGAAGATGGAGACACTTGGAGTGTTCAGTTGTTTAGGTCCATAGACGGTGGTGCTGTTTCTCACTTCCCTCAAGCACCCGATGAAGCTATTGAATTAGGACTTGTTAGTGGAAAAGATAACATCATTGATAGAAGCATTCAGGATGCCTACATAAACGCTATTCGACGAGCTAAAAACTTCATCTACATTGAAAATCAGTATTTCCTAGGGAGTTCTTATGGTTGGAAAGCATCTGATATTAAAGTTGAAGATATTGGTGCTTTGCATCTCATACCAAAGGAAATTTCATTGAAGATTGTCAGCAAGATTGAAGCGGGAGAGAGGTTTGTCGTGTATGTGGTGATACCAATGTGGCCAGAAGGTATACCTGAAAGTGCATCAGTTCAGGCGATATTGGATTGGCAACGAAGGACCATGGAGATGATGTATTCTGATATTGCTGATGCCATAAAAAAGAAGAATATTGAAGCTCACCCTCGCGATTATTTGACATTTTATTGCCTTGGCAAAAGGGAGAGTAAGAAAGATGGAGAGTATACTCCTCCACAGGAACCAAAGCCTAACACTGACTATCATAGGGCACAAAAGTCTAGAAGGTTCATGATCTATGTTCATTCCAAGATGATGATAG TGGATGATGAATACATACTGATTGGTTCAGCAAACATAAACCAAAGATCAATGGATGGTGGAAGAGACACAGAGATAGCAATGGGAGCATTCCAGCCGCATCATCTAGCATCCATTGGCCCTCAAAGACCACAAGGTCAAATTTACGGGTTCAGAAGAGCCTTATGGTATGAACATATTGGTGGTAACAGCGATGATTTTGATGAACCTGAAAGTGTGGAATGTGTGAAACTTGTGAACCGTGTTGCAGAGAGAAATTGGAAATTATACTGTGATGATACATTAGATGAAAGTGTAACTACTCACCTATTGAGGTATCCTGTTGAAGTGGGTGAAGATGGAAGTGTAACATCACTTCCAGGGATGCAATATTTTCCTGATACTAAGGCTTTGATTGTTGGTTCGAAATCTGAGTTGCTTCCTCCAATTCTTACCACTTAG